The region ttTGCATACTTTTGGAATGCAGCCAAAGTGTTTCACTGTGGCctgtcgcatgtgacaataatgtgctcaattcagttcaatttaaggagggaggatgggacggtgagtggggtgggaggggagatgggaggaggtgggtggggaggtgggaggaggtgggtggggaggtgggaggagatgggtggggaggtgggagggaaggtGTGTGGAGATAGGagatgggagggtgggtgggatgaGATGGGTGGGAGATGGGAGGGTGGATGGGAGATGGAACGAGATGGTTGGGGAGAAAGGTGGGAGGGAGATGGtttggggaggtgggaggggagatgggggaggtgtgtgggagggaggtgggaggggagatgggggaggtgtgtgggaggggatatgggtgtgtgggaggagatggtttggggaggggaagtgggagggagattAGAGGTGGGAGAGATGGTTGGGGAGataggaggggaggtgggaggagatgggaggggagatggTTTGGGGAGATGTATGGTttggggaggagagatgggaggggaggtgggcggGAGATCTgtgggaggtgtgtgggagggaggtgtgtgggagggaggtgtgtgtgtgtgtgtgtgtgtgtgtgccccgcCCAGTGCCCGCCTCCAGCCAGGGTATATATTGCCCTGTGGACAGTGCTGGTCCAGCCAGTGTGCGGGTGTTTGGCAGCAGAGAGGACATGGCTTTCTCCAGCACCAGCACCTCGTCCTCCAGCTCGTACAGAAGGGCGTTCGGGGGCAACGTGATGGGGTCTCCACAGCTGAGCCGGGGCAACCCCTCGCTGTCCAGCGGCCGCTCCGGCTCCGGCTCCGGCCACTTGTCCTCCAGGTTGCTGGTGTCCAGGTCCAGCGCCGCGCCGGTCTTCTCCTCGCTGGGTGGGGGTGTCGGGGTGGGGTTCGGGGGGCTAGGTGGGGTAGGGGGCTACAGGGTGAAGGCTCCTAGCCGGGGCTACGAGGTGGTCGACTTCAACCTGGCGGACGCCCTGAACCAGGAGTTCCTGCATACCCGCACCAACGAGAAggcggagatgcaacacctgaacGACCGCTTCGCCAGTTACATCGACAAGGTGCGCTCCCTGGAGCAGCAGAACAAGACCATGGCAACAGAGGTGGCCCGTCTCAGGGGCCAGGAGCCCGGCCGCCTCGGGCACGTCTTCCAGCAGGAGATGGCCGAACTACGGCGCCAGGTGGACGCCCTGACCAACGACAAGCTTCGCGTACAGGTGGAGAGGGACAACCTGGCTGACGACCTGCACAACCTCcagcacaggtaggtgggaccctGCCCCAGCCCCTATACCCCTGCCCCCTGGACCTGCACAACCTCcagcacaggtaggtgggaccctGCCCCAGCCCCTATACCCCTGCCCCCTGGACCTGCACAACCTCcagcacaggtaggtgggacactGCCCCTTACCCCAGACCCTGCCCCTGGACCTGCACAACCTCcagcacaggtaggtgggaccctGCCCCAGCCCCTATACCCCTGCCCCCTGGACCTGCACAACCTCcagcacaggtaggtgggaccctGCCCCTGGACCTGCCCCTTACCCCagaccctgccccctgcccctggacCTGCACAATCCCcagcacaggtaggtgggaccctGCCCCTGGACCTGCCCCTTACCCCagaccctgccccctgcccctggacCTGCACAATCCCcagcacaggtaggtgggaccctGCCCCTGGACCTGCCCCTTACCCCAGACCCTGCCCCTGGACCTGCACAACCTCCAGCACAGGTAGGAGGGACACTGCCCCCTTACCCCTACCCCTTAACCCAGACCCTGCACCTGCCCCCTGGTCCTGCACAACCTCCAGCAAATGTAGGAGGGACACTGGCCCCTACCCCCAGACCCTGCCCCAGACCTTGCTGCCCCCTGCCCCTTGACCTTCcccagcccctgccccctgccccttacCCCAGGACCTGCACACCCTCCAGCACAGGTAGGAGGGACACTGCCCCCCTGCCCCTTACCCAGCCccttaagagttagatagagttctgaagggtagcggagtcagggggtacggggagaaagcaggaacggggtactgattgagaatgatcagccatgatcacattgaatggcggtgctggctcgaagggccgaatggcctcctactgcacctattgcctattgtctaagcttctttcggtatgttaagagaaaaagattagcaaagacaaatgtgggtcccttgaagacagaaacggggaattacagaccagttatcctgacttcagtggtggggaagatgctggagtcaattattaaagaggtaataacggtacatttggatagtagtaaaaggataagtccaagtcagcatggatttataaaagggaaatcatgcttgactaatcttctggaattgtttgaggacgtgacaagtaaaatggatgaaggggagccagtggatgtagtgtatctagactttcagaaagcctttgataaggtcccgcacgggagattattgagcaaaattagagcacatggtaatgggggtagggtattgacatggatagagaattggttggcagacaggaagcaaagagtaggagtaaacgggtccttttcagaatggcaggcagtgtcgagtggagtgccgcaaggctcagtgttggggccacaactgtttaccatatatattaatgatttggaagagggaattagaagcaacactagcaagtttgcggatgacacaaagctgggtggcagtgtaaactataaagtggatgttaggaggttgcagggtgacctggacaggttgagtgagtgggcagatgtgtggcagatgcagtataatgtagataaatgtgaggttatccactttggcggcaaaaacaaggagacagattattatctcaatggggtCAGGTtatgtaagggggaggtgcagcgagaggagaacatggataggtgacatttcacagagtgccggagtaactcaacgggtcaggcagcatctgtggagaacgtggataggtgacgttccacagagtgctggagtaacccagcgggtcaggcagcatctgtggagaacacggttaggtgacgtttcagagtgctggagtgctgCAAAGCAAAACTATCTGAAGTtgtgttttgaagaagggtctcgacccgaaacgtcacccattccttctctccagacctgctgtctgatccactgagttactccagcgttttgtgtctatctccagtttaaaccagcatctgcagttccttcctacacatttcattgcacctcggtacacatgacaattacaaAGCTAAACCTGCAAAcccccatgtttagtttagtttagtttagagatacagcgcggaaatagcccccttcggcccaccgggtccgcgccgaccagcgatccccgcacactaacactatcctacacacactagggacaatttttacattttaccaagccaattaacctacaaacctgcacgtctttggagtgtgggaggaaaccgaagatctcagagaaaccccacacaggtcacggggagaacgtgcaaactccacacaggcaaggtcaggatcgaactcaggtctctggcgctgtgaggcagcagctctaccaccgcgccactccTCTTTAAATTGTGTCCTGCTTGTAACCGTCTGTACGTGAAGGATGTTGGATGaacagggcggcgcggtggcgctgcggtagagttgatgccagtgaacggggttcgatcctgactacgggtgctgtctgtacggagtttgcacgttctccccgtgacctcgtgggttttctccaggatgctccggtttcctcccgcactccaaagtcttgcaggtttgtaggttaattggcttggtataactgtaaattgtccctggtgtgtgtgtaggatggtgttaatgtgcggagatcgttggtcagcgtggactcggtgggccgaagggcctttctacgctctgtatctctctctctaaactgGAATCCTTGTGAGCTCATGTCTCGGTTAATGGATTACGGACTTCCTTGGAGATTTGGCCCTGTTCTTTGGCAGATGAGGCTTTCCTGATCTAGAATGTATCTCAGTGCTTCCGCCAAACGCATGATGCAGCTGTCTTGATATAGTGGGTATCTGACTCACTGCCTGAGGGCTCTTGTAGAATAAGGCCACCCTACAAATAACAGCAGGGTACAAATCCAGCTTCATCATCCCACTCTCCGCACTCTTATACATAGACTGGGGAAGGCGGGACTCAGATCTACAGAACATTTTAAGTTTGGTTTTATGTTTGGTTTTATGTTTTgtttaaagtttagttttgttttagagtttagctttgagttgagtttagttgagttttaaagtttagttttgagttgagttgagttttaaagtttagttttgagttgagtttagttgagttgagttttgagTTGAGTTTTGAATTGAGTTTTGAATTGAGTttcgagttgagttgagttttgtttagtgttgagttgagttttgtttagtgttgagtttagttttgtttagttttgagttgagtttagttttgggtTGAATGTAGTTTTGggttgtgtttagttttagtttagagatacagtatggaaacaggcccttcggcccactgagtccgctctgaccagcgatccccgcacactagccctgttctccattagggacaattttacagttttcccaaagtcaattaatctacaaacctgtacgtctttggagtgtggggggaaaccggacactcggagaaaacttacaaggtcacggggggaacatacaaactccgtacagacagcacccgtagtcaggattgaacccgggtctctggcactgtgaggcagcaactctatcgctgcgccaccgtgccgcacaatttaTTAACAGAACCTGGGTGTGTCTCACAAGGCAAACTTTAGCACATTTAGGCTTGGGTTTATTAATATAGTCGTTATTAATATGGCGTCACGGTATCACTATCAGAAGGagtcttgtcactgtacctcagtgtgaCTAAGCTccattggaagtggatatagagtgacacagtgtggaaacaggcccttcggcccaactcgcccacaccggtcaacatgtctcagctacactagtcccacctgcctgcgtttggtccatatccctccaaacctgtcctatccatgtacctgtccaactattttttaaacgttgtgatagtcccagcctcaactatctcctctggcagctcgttccatacacccaccaccccttgtgtgaaaaggttacccctcggattcctattaaatctttcccccttcaccttgaacctatgtcctctggtcctcgattcccctactctgggcaagagactctgtgcatctacccgatctattcctctcatgattttgtacacctctataagatcacccctcatcctcctgtgctccaaggagtagagacccagcctgctcaacctctctatacagctcagaccttctagtcctggcaacatcctcgtaaaactccgtacagacagcacccgtagtcaggatcagattcctattaaatctttccctcatcaccttaaacctttgtcctttggtcctcgattcccctactctgggcaagagactgtgcgtccacttgtgctgccactttcagggagctgtggaacttagaatcctggatccctctgtacaactgcattggatggcgcggtggcgcagaggtagagttgctgcctcacagcgccagagacacgggatcGAAGctgactaggggttgccaactatctcactcccaaatacgggacaaggtgacgtcaccgccccgtgccccacgtgactttacccagccagtggccacgtgctcccgccctaccaatggcggacgcccgggccgggaggcgggttgctaagcaacctccgtaaggcggcgcccgggcctctggacctacggtgttcgggcctacggtgtccgggcctacggcgtccgtgCCTAcggcgtccgtgcctacagcgtccgggcctacagcgtccgggcctacagcgtccgggcctacagcgtccgggcctacagcgtccgggcctccactgtccgggcctacactgtccaggcctacactgtccagtcctacactgtccgggcctacagcgcaccccccccccccccacccgggactaatacgggacaagggcggtcccgtacagaacaaaccaatttagcccagaatatgggatgtcccggctaattcggggcagttggcaaccctactgaccacgggtgctgtctgtacggagtttgtatgttctccctgctgtgacccctgtgcatctgcccgatctattcctctcgtggtttttatccacctccataagatcgcccctcatcctgctGCATTAAacacaccccatcccccacaacacttgtctttggaacaggaactgcCAGGTTATTTCAGCCCAGCCATTTAAAGCCTTCGAGTTCACTTTGTTGACCATATATAGAGAACGAGCTGGTGACAGAGAGACAAGgaggtgagaagagagagagagagtccaaatgacaataataaaccctaaACCtaaatatacaaaatcatgagaggaacagatcgggtagatgcacagagtctcttgcccagattaggggaatcgaggaccagagaatacagtttagtttagagatacagcgcggaaacaggcccttcggcccaccgtgtccgcgccgaccagcgatccccacacattaacactatcctacacccactagggacagatggcgcagcggtagagttgctgccttacagcactttcagcgccacagatcagcgggttcgatcccgactacgggcgctgcctgtacggagtttgtacgttctcctcgtgacctgcgtgggttttctccgagatcttcggtttcctcccacgatccaaagacgttaaagtttgtaggttaattggcttggaataactgtaaattgtccttagtgggtgtaggatcgtgttaatgtgcggggatcgttggtcggtgtggacccggtgggccgaagggcctgtttccgctgtgtttagtttagagatacagcacggaaacaggcccttcggcccaccgggaccacgccgaccagcgatccccgcacattaacactatccaacgcccaccagggacaatttttacatttataccaagtcaattaacctacaaacctgcacgtctttggagtgtgggaggaaaccggagcacccggagaaagcccacgcaggtcacagggagaacgtacaaactccatacagacggcgcccgtagtcgggatggaacccgggtctccggcgctgcattcgctgtaaggcagcaactctaccgctgcgccaccgtgaccgaccaaagtaaactatctctaaactaaagtaaacggtGACTGAAAGAGGCAGATAAGAGTGATAGAGGGTGTCAGTGACCGTGAACAGCTGAGACCGCTGGGAGAGAGGATAAAACCAAGGTCAGATTGAAGGGCATCAGGACGGGCTGGGAACTAATTCCATCAGGAATGCTGGAGGAAATGTGACAACAGAATGAATTAGCAAGTGGTGTCCGGAAATAGCCGGGCATGTCCATCTGAAGACAGGAGGCatcgaggaagagagagaggatgaaAGGCCAGGacatggagcagcggtagagttgctgcctcacagcgtcagagacccgggttccatcccgactacgggcgctgtctgtacagagtttgtacgttctccccgtgacctgcgtgggttttctccggttttctcccactccaaagacgtgcacgtttgtaggttaattggcttcggtaaacaattgtaaattagacaataggtgcag is a window of Rhinoraja longicauda isolate Sanriku21f chromosome 8, sRhiLon1.1, whole genome shotgun sequence DNA encoding:
- the LOC144596117 gene encoding desmin-like, which gives rise to MAFSSTSTSSSSSYRRAFGGNVMGSPQLSRGNPSLSSGRSGSGSGHLSSRLLVSRSSAAPVFSSLGGGVGVGFGGLGGVGGYRVKAPSRGYEVVDFNLADALNQEFLHTRTNEKAEMQHLNDRFASYIDKVRSLEQQNKTMATEVARLRGQEPGRLGHVFQQEMAELRRQVDALTNDKLRVQVERDNLADDLHNLQHRLQEEIQLKEEAEHNLAAFRQDVDAATLARLELERRIESLNEEIAFLKKIHEEELLELHTQMQEQQVQVDMDVAKPDLTAALRDIRAQYESISAKNVHEAEEWYKSKAADLNQSTVKHNDSLRHAKQEAMEYRHQIQTFTCEMDALKGSRCKVIKVWKQWPDLPMPTNMSH